The following coding sequences are from one Panicum hallii strain FIL2 chromosome 5, PHallii_v3.1, whole genome shotgun sequence window:
- the LOC112893601 gene encoding translation initiation factor IF-2-like isoform X1 — MKSAGNESTESSRPNERRAQADNSSGSSVEWSDDAPLIPQRRREMQKRKAGATDLASPSSSLPSPQRRKVVEIPSTEDDAPAVVSARAAEADPSSSPANDITIAVAGAASGQLAPSTEAAPPPAVSSVAIATPALPAPSTCIPAPPAASAVVKRPLKLELRKPTIIRSQVSAAAVTLDEPELELAPPAPEPLPEQANAPEPAEGVDVALPDSPPPELQRAELETTGDEQVETAVTVPAEVAETTQPSVLEGAGTPGEATVLPTPGGEIDDALQVMRLPRDDLSRVRQMIKAIDKFALDMSQKADERAVKLEESAKHIDELMQERAGFEQTITELQGRLKEQRKAHQDEVKSLRKVMADTEK, encoded by the exons atgaagagCGCTGGCAACGAGTCGACCGAGAGCAGCAGGCCAAACGAGAGAAGGGCGCAAGCagacaactcctccggatcatccgtggagtggtCCGACGACGCGCCTCTGATCCCTCAGCGGCGTCGGGAGATGCAGAAACGTAAAGCCGGCGCCACTGACCTTGCCAG tccttcgtcttctttgcccagcccccaacGACGGAAGGTAGTCGAGATACCCTCAACCGAGGATGATGCACCAGCAGTCGTGTCTGCGAGAGCTGCTGAGGCGGACCCGTCATCCTCTCCTGCAAATGACAtaaccatcgccgtggcgggcgcTGCATCGGGGCAGCTCGCGCCCTCGACTGAAGCAGCTCCGCCGCCAGCAGTGAGTTCCGTGGCCATCGCCACGCCAgcgctgccagccccctcgacTTGTATACCTGCACCTCCAGCCGCAAGCGCCGTGGTGAAGAGGCCATTGAAACTGGAGTTGAGGAAACCAACGATAATCCGATCCCAAGT ATCAGCAGCAGCGGTGACGCTGGAcgagccagaactcgagttggctcctccagcccccgagcccttgcCCGAGCAAGCCAACGCACCGGAACCAGCAGAGGGAGTAGATGTGGCCCTGCCTGactcaccgccgcccgagctccaGCGCGCGGAACTCGAAACCACtggcgatgagcaagtcgaAACCGCCGTTACCGTACCCGCCGAGGTTGCAG AGACCACGCAGCCATCagtcttggagggtgcgggtactCCTGGCGAAGCAACCGTGCTGCCAACCCCTGGAGGAGAGATCGACGACGCACTCCAAGTGATGCGCCTCCCGAGGGACGACCTAAGCCGCGTGCGGCagatgatcaaggcgatcgataaGTTTGCCCTG GATATGAGCCAGAAAGCTGATGAGCGGGCtgtgaagctggaagagtccgccAAGCATATTGATGAGCTAATGCAGGAGCGGGCCGGCTTTGAGCAGACCAtcaccgagctccaaggccgactcaaggagcagcgaaaagcccatcaag atgaagtcaaaagtctgcggaaggtgatggccgacacagagaaatag
- the LOC112893601 gene encoding LEAF RUST 10 DISEASE-RESISTANCE LOCUS RECEPTOR-LIKE PROTEIN KINASE-like 2.7 isoform X2 yields the protein MAARLPRFPVLLFVFLAVHIAAAHGDPAPLPTTYDGSMCPESSSCGNVSIRYPFYLSSTTRNITDYNTSYSCGYTDLEIFCQDEGPTGTPVIFLGGDKYTILNIDYDSKTIILADSDVLLGGSCPAVRHGVSFNKMWLHNTSSNDNLTFYFNCYSTRGHDEVPPPDLVTYEIGCNLKSPYADGASFVFTPDDHDKAKEHALDQDGRCKEVVSVPVRSEVLMARNQSVLVTGGYAEVLWYGFELEWNRATTDQCDLCEQGGGKCAYSQKREFTGCLCSNAKVGHPDCRPRKELGDDAALVRVKRILLDVETVPYVPAGFSAQNRPPSDRTVLYRNYPPQPDLPRPYHLLPSAAAEAKKK from the exons ATGGCTGCTCGCCTACCACGCTTCCCCGTCCTCCTCTTCGTCTTCCTCGCCGTCCATATCGCCGCCGCCCATGGCGACCCTGCTCCGCTCCCGACCACCTACGACGGTTCCATGTGCCCGGAATCGTCCAGCTGCGGCAACGTATCTATCAGATATCCCTTCTACCTCTCCAGCACAACCAGAAACATCACCGATTACAATACATCCTACTCCTGCGGCTACACCGACCTGGAGATCTTCTGCCAGGACGAGGGTCCGACCGGGACGCCGGTTATCTTTCTCGGCGGTGACAAGTACACCATTCTGAACATCGACTACGACAGCAAAACCATCATCCTGGCGGACAGCGACGTGCTCCTCGGCGGCAGCTGCCCCGCAGTCCGCCACGGCGTCAGCTTCAACAAGATGTGGCTGCACAACACCAGCTCCAACGACAACCTCACCTTCTACTTCAACTGCTACTCAACACGCGGTCATGATGAGGTGCCGCCGCCTGACCTGGTCACATACGAGATCGGCTGCAACCTCAAGAGCCCGTATGCCGATGGAGCTTCCTTCGTCTTTACACCTGACGATCATGATAAAGCCAAAGAGCACGCGCTGGATCAGGATGGGCGTTGCAAGGAAGTCGTCTCCGTGCCAGTGAGGAGCGAGGTTCTGATGGCAAGGAACCAGTCCGTGCTTGTGACGGGCGGATACGCTGAGGTGCTTTGGTACGGGTTCGAGTTGGAATGGAACCGAGCAACAACGGATCAGTGTGATTTGTGCGAGCAGGGCGGCGGGAAGTGCGCCTACAGCCAGAAGAGGGAATTCACGGGCTGCTTGTGCTCCAACGCCAAGGTGGGCCACCCGGATTGCAGACCAAGAA aggaactcgGAGACGACGCAgcgcttgttcgcgtcaagcgaattctacTGGATGTGGAAACCGTTCCATACGTTCCCGCAGGATTTTCAGCCCAGAACCGGCCACCATCA GATCGAACGGTGTTATACCGGAATTACCCGCCACAGCCTGATCTGCCTCGACCATATCACTTgttgcccagcgccgcggccgaagcaaaaaaaaaatga
- the LOC112893601 gene encoding LEAF RUST 10 DISEASE-RESISTANCE LOCUS RECEPTOR-LIKE PROTEIN KINASE-like 2.7 isoform X4: MAARLPRFPVLLFVFLAVHIAAAHGDPAPLPTTYDGSMCPESSSCGNVSIRYPFYLSSTTRNITDYNTSYSCGYTDLEIFCQDEGPTGTPVIFLGGDKYTILNIDYDSKTIILADSDVLLGGSCPAVRHGVSFNKMWLHNTSSNDNLTFYFNCYSTRGHDEVPPPDLVTYEIGCNLKSPYADGASFVFTPDDHDKAKEHALDQDGRCKEVVSVPVRSEVLMARNQSVLVTGGYAEVLWYGFELEWNRATTDQCDLCEQGGGKCAYSQKREFTGCLCSNAKVGHPDCRPRRSNGVIPELPATA, translated from the exons ATGGCTGCTCGCCTACCACGCTTCCCCGTCCTCCTCTTCGTCTTCCTCGCCGTCCATATCGCCGCCGCCCATGGCGACCCTGCTCCGCTCCCGACCACCTACGACGGTTCCATGTGCCCGGAATCGTCCAGCTGCGGCAACGTATCTATCAGATATCCCTTCTACCTCTCCAGCACAACCAGAAACATCACCGATTACAATACATCCTACTCCTGCGGCTACACCGACCTGGAGATCTTCTGCCAGGACGAGGGTCCGACCGGGACGCCGGTTATCTTTCTCGGCGGTGACAAGTACACCATTCTGAACATCGACTACGACAGCAAAACCATCATCCTGGCGGACAGCGACGTGCTCCTCGGCGGCAGCTGCCCCGCAGTCCGCCACGGCGTCAGCTTCAACAAGATGTGGCTGCACAACACCAGCTCCAACGACAACCTCACCTTCTACTTCAACTGCTACTCAACACGCGGTCATGATGAGGTGCCGCCGCCTGACCTGGTCACATACGAGATCGGCTGCAACCTCAAGAGCCCGTATGCCGATGGAGCTTCCTTCGTCTTTACACCTGACGATCATGATAAAGCCAAAGAGCACGCGCTGGATCAGGATGGGCGTTGCAAGGAAGTCGTCTCCGTGCCAGTGAGGAGCGAGGTTCTGATGGCAAGGAACCAGTCCGTGCTTGTGACGGGCGGATACGCTGAGGTGCTTTGGTACGGGTTCGAGTTGGAATGGAACCGAGCAACAACGGATCAGTGTGATTTGTGCGAGCAGGGCGGCGGGAAGTGCGCCTACAGCCAGAAGAGGGAATTCACGGGCTGCTTGTGCTCCAACGCCAAGGTGGGCCACCCGGATTGCAGACCAAGAA GATCGAACGGTGTTATACCGGAATTACCCGCCACAGCCTGA
- the LOC112893601 gene encoding LEAF RUST 10 DISEASE-RESISTANCE LOCUS RECEPTOR-LIKE PROTEIN KINASE-like 2.7 isoform X3 encodes MAARLPRFPVLLFVFLAVHIAAAHGDPAPLPTTYDGSMCPESSSCGNVSIRYPFYLSSTTRNITDYNTSYSCGYTDLEIFCQDEGPTGTPVIFLGGDKYTILNIDYDSKTIILADSDVLLGGSCPAVRHGVSFNKMWLHNTSSNDNLTFYFNCYSTRGHDEVPPPDLVTYEIGCNLKSPYADGASFVFTPDDHDKAKEHALDQDGRCKEVVSVPVRSEVLMARNQSVLVTGGYAEVLWYGFELEWNRATTDQCDLCEQGGGKCAYSQKREFTGCLCSNAKVGHPDCRPRNIVTSTSALLFLCLAFFLTHKYDARA; translated from the coding sequence ATGGCTGCTCGCCTACCACGCTTCCCCGTCCTCCTCTTCGTCTTCCTCGCCGTCCATATCGCCGCCGCCCATGGCGACCCTGCTCCGCTCCCGACCACCTACGACGGTTCCATGTGCCCGGAATCGTCCAGCTGCGGCAACGTATCTATCAGATATCCCTTCTACCTCTCCAGCACAACCAGAAACATCACCGATTACAATACATCCTACTCCTGCGGCTACACCGACCTGGAGATCTTCTGCCAGGACGAGGGTCCGACCGGGACGCCGGTTATCTTTCTCGGCGGTGACAAGTACACCATTCTGAACATCGACTACGACAGCAAAACCATCATCCTGGCGGACAGCGACGTGCTCCTCGGCGGCAGCTGCCCCGCAGTCCGCCACGGCGTCAGCTTCAACAAGATGTGGCTGCACAACACCAGCTCCAACGACAACCTCACCTTCTACTTCAACTGCTACTCAACACGCGGTCATGATGAGGTGCCGCCGCCTGACCTGGTCACATACGAGATCGGCTGCAACCTCAAGAGCCCGTATGCCGATGGAGCTTCCTTCGTCTTTACACCTGACGATCATGATAAAGCCAAAGAGCACGCGCTGGATCAGGATGGGCGTTGCAAGGAAGTCGTCTCCGTGCCAGTGAGGAGCGAGGTTCTGATGGCAAGGAACCAGTCCGTGCTTGTGACGGGCGGATACGCTGAGGTGCTTTGGTACGGGTTCGAGTTGGAATGGAACCGAGCAACAACGGATCAGTGTGATTTGTGCGAGCAGGGCGGCGGGAAGTGCGCCTACAGCCAGAAGAGGGAATTCACGGGCTGCTTGTGCTCCAACGCCAAGGTGGGCCACCCGGATTGCAGACCAAGAA
- the LOC112892422 gene encoding uncharacterized protein LOC112892422 — protein MPGFAWAVGHLAVGWDRTGPWASNATARSVVFFESSSRPPPSCCSAPRRSQRALLLRAARSSPAPATSSSTRSGSTPRRRSDCGYPGLGLVSEDDGTLVLPVKSHRYRVFRIDYDTPTVVVSAADTDEHAPGCPRLRHMNLTIDTDSSWLRLTVSHSNDITSLYDCMKNASSLSSAVELSWCQEAVRGCIGSLSVR, from the exons ATGCCCGG TTTTGCGTGGGCCGTGGGCCACTTGGCTGTGGGCTGGGATCGAACCGGGCCGTGGGCCTCGAACGCTACCGCTCGCTCAGTTGTTTTTTTTGAGTCGTCCAGTCGTCCTCCTCCGTcctgctgctctgctccacgCCGTAGCCAACgcgccctcctcctccgtgCAGCGAGGTCGTCACCTGCGCCGGCCACGTCGTCCAGTACCCGTTCTGGCTCAACACCTCGACGTCGGTCCGACTGCGGCTACCCGGGTCTCGGCCTCGTCAGCGAGGACGACGGCACGCTGGTCCTCCCCGTCAAGTCCCACCGCTACAGAGTGTTCCGCATCGACTACGATACGCCCACCGTCGTCGTCTCCGCCGCCGACACCGACGAGCACGCGCCCGGCTGCCCGCGCCTCCGCCACATGAACCTCACCATCGACACCGACAGCTCGTGGCTGCGGCTCACGGTCTCCCACTCCAACGACATCACTTCCCTCTACGACTGCATGAAGAACGCGTCGTCCTTGTCCTCCGCCGTGGAGCTGAGTTGGTGCCAAGAGGCGGTACGTGGGTGCATCGGTTCTCTTTCTGTTCGCTAG